One window of the Rosa rugosa chromosome 3, drRosRugo1.1, whole genome shotgun sequence genome contains the following:
- the LOC133738842 gene encoding probable inactive leucine-rich repeat receptor kinase XIAO has product MSDLNFHLLLLLLQFSLFFTNHVQALTSPSDISALKAFKASIKPSSIPSWSCLASWDFTTDPCTLPHRIHFTCGVTCSPDSTRVTQITLDPAGYSGTLTPQISQLTHLSTLDLSDNSFFGPIPSSISSLFYLQTLTLRSNSFSGSLTPSITKLKSLESLDISHNSLTGFLPNSLSSLSNLRRLDLSYNKITGSLPRLPPKLLELALKRNALSGPLSKSSFDGLTQLEVVELSENSLSGTLQSWFFLIPSLQQVDLANNRLTGVEIARPSSGRGGELVAVDLGFNRIEGYAPANFAAFPRLSSLSVRYNRLRGKIPVEYGKNKSLKRLYLDGNFLNGQPPPALLTGSSGISGSLGDNCLQGCPASAQLCLPSQKSNAICKQAYGGGRGRPRS; this is encoded by the coding sequence ATGTCTGACCTTAACtttcacctcctcctcctcctccttcaattttctctcttcttcaccAACCATGTCCAAGCCCTCACTTCACCTTCAGACATCTCAGCTCTCAAGGCCTTCAAAGCCTCAATCAAACCCTCCTCAATTCCCTCCTGGTCTTGCCTAGCCTCATGGGACTTCACCACCGACCCATGCACCCTCCCCCACCGCATCCACTTCACTTGCGGCGTCACCTGCTCACCCGACTCCACCCGGGTCACCCAGATCACACTCGACCCCGCCGGCTACTCCGGCACACTCACTCCACAAATTTCTCAGCTCACTCATCTCTCCACTCTCGACCTCTCCGATAACTCCTTCTTCGGCCCAATCCCGTCCTCCATTTCCTCCCTCTTCTACCTCCAAACCTTGACTCTCCGATCCAACTCATTCTCCGGCTCCCTCACTCCATCCATCACCAAGCTCAAGTCTTTAGAATCCCTAGACATTTCCCACAATTCCTTAACAGGGTTTCTCCCAAACTCCTTGAGTTCTTTATCCAACTTGAGAAGACTCGATCTCAGCTACAACAAGATCACCGGATCACTCCCAAGACTTCCACCGAAACTACTAGAACTCGCTTTGAAGCGCAACGCGCTATCTGGGCCCTTATCGAAATCGTCTTTCGACGGGTTGACTCAGTTGGAGGTGGTCGAGCTCAGCGAGAACTCGCTCTCCGGGACCTTACAGTCGTGGTTCTTTCTCATCCCTTCACTGCAACAAGTTGACCTAGCCAATAACCGCCTGACAGGTGTCGAGATCGCGAGGCCCAGCTCCGGCAGAGGTGGCGAGCTCGTGGCCGTCGACTTGGGCTTCAACAGAATCGAAGGCTACGCGCCCGCGAATTTCGCGGCATTTCCGAGACTGTCGTCGCTGTCGGTTCGTTACAACAGGCTACGTGGCAAGATCCCAGTGGAGTACGGGAAGAACAAGTCGTTGAAGCGGTTGTACTTGGACGGTAACTTTCTAAACGGACAGCCGCCGCCGGCGTTGTTAACCGGAAGTTCAGGAATCTCCGGCAGCTTGGGGGATAATTGTCTACAGGGGTGTCCAGCTTCAGCTCAGCTGTGCCTTCCGTCGCAGAAATCAAACGCTATATGCAAGCAAGCCTATggtggaggaagaggaagacCA
- the LOC133738575 gene encoding cyclase-like protein 2 isoform X1: MRINTTTTQQIVVSQSKIPNHRLTKMKTLFFLLLLGTASADCSFSDGDTAPLILPRHEVYGNGRIFDITHRITTAMPSYFSPDGMLGQFLWLPHSMKNGSIANMSVFKLPTHTGTHVDSPGHFFDHYLDAGFDVDTLDLEVLNGPALLVDVPRDKNITAEVMKSLNIPKGVRRVLFRTLNTDRWLMFKNQFDTSYVGFMKDGAEWLVENTDIKLVGIDYLSVAAFDDLITSHLVFLESREIILVEALKLDDIQPGIYSVHCLPLRLQGAEGSPIRCILIK, encoded by the exons ATGAGAATCAATACTACGACAACTCAACAAATTGTCGTTAGCCAAAGCAAAATCCCAAACCACCGCCTCACAAAAATGAAGACCTTATTCTTTCTCCTCCTACTCGGCACCGCCTCCGCCGACTGTTCTTTCTCCGACGGCGACACCGCCCCTCTAATTCTCCCTCGTCACGAAGTTTATGGAAATGGCCGAATCTTCGACATCACCCACCGTATCACCACGGCGATGCCGTCGTATTTCTCCCCGGACGGCATGCTGGGCCAGTTCCTGTGGCTCCCCCACAGCATGAAGAACGGCTCTATCGCAAACATGTCAGTTTTCAAGCTGCCTACTCACACCGGCACGCATGTTGATTCACCCGGACACTTCTTCGATCACTACCTCGATGCTGGCTTCGACGTCGATACGCTTGACTTGGAGGTGCTTAATG GTCCAGCATTGTTAGTTGATGTTCCGAGGGACAAGAACATAACTG CTGAAGTGATGAAGTCCTTAAATATTCCAAAGGGAGTACGTCGTGTGCTCTTCAGAACATTAAATACTGACAG ATGGCTTATGTTCAAAAATCAGTTTGACACAAGCTATGTGGGATTCATGAAGGATGGAGCCGAGTGGTTAGTGGAGAACACAGATATCAAACTTGTTG GAATTGATTACTTATCTGTTGCTGCATTTGATGATTTGATTACATCCCACCTTGTTTTTCTAGAAAGCAGG GAAATCATCCTCGTGGAAGCCCTAAAACTTGATGACATCCAACCAGGAATATATTCTGTCCATTGCTTACCTTTGAGGTTGCAAGGTGCAGAAGGATCACCAATCCGATGCATTCTTATCAAATGA
- the LOC133737146 gene encoding uncharacterized protein LOC133737146, whose translation MTDCDLIDMGYCGSPYTWSDYQTKERLDRSLWTEELQNLFPCSRITHLHSSTSDHSPLLVAVSDAPVRQSGRRKALFSFEQYWATHQECEEVIQRGWQTAAEGDPMSKVCQRIKQTGKDLFKWQKSTFKFRQVEMRAIRARLDDLMKTPFVASDLAEKQALQAKFQELLTQEETLWIQDLGLCG comes from the coding sequence ATGACTGATTGTGATTTAATCGATATGGGTTACTGTGGTAGCCCGTACACATGGTCAGATTATCAAACAAAGGAGCGTCTAGATAGGAGTCTGTGGACTGAGGAGCTTCAAAATTTATTTCCCTGCTCCCGTATTACTCATCTGCACTCGAGTACCTCTGACCACAGTCCTCTGCTTGTGGCAGTCAGTGATGCTCCGGTACGTCAGTCTGGGAGGAGAAAAGCATTGTTCAGCTTTGAGCAATATTGGGCGACTCATCAGGAGTGTGAGGAGGTGATCCAGAGGGGTTGGCAAACAGCAGCTGAGGGTGATCCTATGAGTAAAGTCTGCCAACGCATTAAGCAGACAGGAAAAGATTTGTTTAAGTGGCAGAAGAGTACGTTTAAGTTTCGGCAGGTTGAAATGCGAGCAATCCGAGCTAGGTTGGATGATTTGATGAAAACTCCCTTTGTTGCATCTGATCTTGCAGAAAAACAGGCTCTTCAAGCCAAGTTTCAAGAGCTACTTACTCAAGAAGAAACGTTGTGGATACAAGATCTAGGGCTTTGTGGTTAA
- the LOC133738575 gene encoding cyclase-like protein 2 isoform X2 translates to MKLVLLFLLCSILLTSTTLSHATTAYPSTTVVDCSLSRGGSYSLIPPRREVYGNGRIIDITHRYTPDMPSYHSMDGVGQFLWLLDGMKNGSMVNMSVLKLLSHSGTHVDAPSHVFDHYYDAGFDIDTLDLDVLNGPALLVDVPRDKNITAEVMKSLNIPKGVRRVLFRTLNTDRWLMFKNQFDTSYVGFMKDGAEWLVENTDIKLVGIDYLSVAAFDDLITSHLVFLESREIILVEALKLDDIQPGIYSVHCLPLRLQGAEGSPIRCILIK, encoded by the exons ATGAAACTCGTACTCCTCTTCCTACTCTGCTCCATTTTGCTTACTAGCACCACCCTTTCCCACGCCACCACAGCCTATCCTTCAACTACAGTTGTTGACTGCTCCCTCTCCCGTGGGGGCTCCTATAGTCTGATTCCACCTCGCCGTGAAGTGTATGGAAATGGTCGAATCATTGACATTACCCACCGGTACACCCCGGACATGCCTTCCTATCATTCTATGGATGGGGTGGGGCAGTTCCTCTGGCTCCTTGATGGCATGAAAAATGGCTCAATGGTTAATATGTCTGTGTTGAAACTGCTTTCTCACTCTGGCACCCATGTTGATGCCCCCAGCCACGTCTTTGATCACTACTACGATGCGGGGTTTGATATCGATACGCTTGACTTGGATGTGCTCAATG GTCCAGCATTGTTAGTTGATGTTCCGAGGGACAAGAACATAACTG CTGAAGTGATGAAGTCCTTAAATATTCCAAAGGGAGTACGTCGTGTGCTCTTCAGAACATTAAATACTGACAG ATGGCTTATGTTCAAAAATCAGTTTGACACAAGCTATGTGGGATTCATGAAGGATGGAGCCGAGTGGTTAGTGGAGAACACAGATATCAAACTTGTTG GAATTGATTACTTATCTGTTGCTGCATTTGATGATTTGATTACATCCCACCTTGTTTTTCTAGAAAGCAGG GAAATCATCCTCGTGGAAGCCCTAAAACTTGATGACATCCAACCAGGAATATATTCTGTCCATTGCTTACCTTTGAGGTTGCAAGGTGCAGAAGGATCACCAATCCGATGCATTCTTATCAAATGA
- the LOC133737147 gene encoding uncharacterized mitochondrial protein AtMg00310-like, with product MERQLYLANLLGVERVDKHERYLGLPTFVGRNKTAAFGYLKEKLTKKVVSWREKLLSGAGKEILIKAVAQTVPNYVMNCYMLPTGMCEDLQQLCAGFWWGDSEEKQKIHWQSWDRLCVPKMEGGMGFKNLHWFNLAMLAKQGWRILKNPNSLIARLYKAVYYPNGDFSNAELGDRPSFPFCSIWEARDVLLRGLH from the coding sequence ATGGAGAGGCAACTCTATTTAGCTAATCTACTTGGTGTGGAGAGAGTTGATAAACATGAACGGTATCTGGGACTACCTACTTTCGTGGGAAGAAATAAAACAGCTGCTTTTGGCTATTTAAAAGAAAAGCTCACAAAGAAGGTGGTGAGTTGGCGTGAGAAACTATTGAGTGGTGCAGGAAAAGAAATCTTGATCAAAGCAGTTGCTCAAACGGTTCCCAATTATGTTATGAACTGTTACATGCTGCCTACGGGGATGTGTGAAGATTTGCAACAATTGTGTGCAGGTTTCTGGTGGGGAGATTcggaagaaaaacaaaaaattcattGGCAGTCTTGGGATAGATTATGCGTTCCCAAGATGGAAGGAGGAATGGGTTTCAAGAATCTTCACTGGTTTAATCTTGCGATGCTTGCAAAGCAAGGGTGGAGAATTTTGAAAAATCCAAATTCTCTTATAGCTAGATTGTACAAAGCAGTCTATTATCCTAATGGTGATTTTAGCAATGCAGAATTGGGAGATAGGCCCTCATTTCCTTTTTGCAGCATATGGGAGGCTAGAGATGTATTGTTACGTGGTCTTCACTAG